Proteins from a single region of Chloroherpeton thalassium ATCC 35110:
- a CDS encoding NCS2 family permease: MNRFFQLANHKTSYKQEVIAGLTTFFTMSYIIVVNPAILEAAGMPKGASMVATILTAIFGCLFMGFYAKRPFAIAPYMGENAFIAYTVVLSLGHSWKTALGAIFISGIIFTALTVLKLRSWLAEAIPKSLKFSFAVGIGLFLAFLGLQDMGVVALGVAGAPVKLAKLTETTSLLGILGLFITVALIQRKVPGAILIGILTVTGLSFALSLSPVPTAFMSAPPDISPVFLQLDISGALSAGFISVIVSVLVMDFVDTMGSLIGLSARANLLDKSGNLAEIEKPMLADALATIAASLFGTTTAGVYIESASGIEAGGRTGLTAIVVALMFGLSLFFAPILTAIPAYAYGPALVVVGMMMLESGTHINYQDHSEVFPAFLTIILMIYTFNIGVGMTAGFIAFPLLKVLSGRAREVSFGMWVLCIASIMFYFFYPYH; encoded by the coding sequence ATGAATCGCTTTTTTCAGCTTGCAAACCATAAAACCAGCTATAAACAAGAAGTAATTGCTGGCCTAACAACGTTTTTCACGATGTCCTACATCATTGTGGTCAATCCGGCAATTTTGGAAGCGGCTGGGATGCCAAAGGGCGCCTCGATGGTCGCGACAATTTTGACCGCCATATTTGGATGTTTGTTTATGGGCTTTTATGCGAAGCGCCCTTTTGCAATTGCGCCATATATGGGTGAAAATGCGTTCATTGCCTACACGGTTGTGCTTTCGTTAGGTCATTCTTGGAAAACAGCGTTAGGAGCAATTTTCATTAGCGGCATCATTTTTACAGCGCTCACGGTTTTAAAACTTCGTTCTTGGCTTGCAGAGGCCATTCCCAAATCGTTGAAATTTAGCTTTGCCGTCGGAATCGGTTTGTTTTTGGCGTTTCTTGGCCTGCAAGACATGGGCGTTGTGGCGCTTGGCGTGGCGGGCGCGCCAGTAAAACTTGCCAAATTAACAGAAACAACCTCGCTACTCGGCATTTTAGGACTGTTTATAACCGTCGCCTTAATTCAAAGAAAAGTTCCTGGTGCAATTTTAATCGGAATCCTAACCGTGACGGGGCTTTCGTTTGCGCTGTCGCTTTCGCCAGTGCCAACAGCTTTCATGAGTGCGCCGCCGGATATTTCTCCGGTGTTTTTGCAATTAGATATTTCTGGGGCGCTTTCAGCAGGATTTATCAGTGTGATTGTATCGGTGCTGGTCATGGATTTTGTGGATACAATGGGCAGTTTGATAGGGCTTTCGGCACGCGCCAATTTGCTGGACAAGTCAGGTAATTTGGCTGAAATTGAAAAGCCCATGCTCGCCGATGCCCTGGCAACCATTGCGGCGTCACTTTTTGGGACAACCACAGCGGGCGTTTATATCGAATCGGCTTCCGGCATTGAAGCCGGCGGGCGCACGGGACTAACGGCAATCGTTGTGGCGTTGATGTTTGGGCTGTCTCTTTTTTTTGCACCGATTCTCACCGCAATTCCAGCTTATGCGTATGGTCCGGCGCTGGTTGTGGTGGGAATGATGATGCTGGAATCTGGCACGCATATTAATTATCAAGATCATTCGGAAGTTTTTCCGGCATTTTTAACCATTATTTTAATGATCTACACATTTAATATTGGCGTTGGCATGACCGCAGGATTTATCGCATTTCCTTTGCTAAAAGTGCTCAGCGGGCGAGCAAGGGAAGTTTCCTTTGGCATGTGGGTGCTGTGTATTGCATCAATCATGTTTTATTTTTTCTATCCCTATCATTAA
- a CDS encoding ABC transporter ATP-binding protein — MIFLKSVRKELNLSKDIKQTIIPNLTLEIKRGEFVAITGPSGSGKSTLLYIMGGLDKPTSGEVWLDGENIAEKNEDEMAQIRNEKIGFIYQFHFLLPEFSALDNVMMPMLINERYTRKSAKERAEMLLATVGLENKMTNKPAQLSGGQQQRVAIARSLATEPIVLFGDEPTGNLDTKSASNVYELFKKLNRELQQTIVIVTHDDDFAQAAERRIHLVDGAIASDTVLAKNPA; from the coding sequence ATGATTTTTCTGAAATCGGTTCGCAAAGAACTCAATTTATCCAAAGATATTAAACAGACCATTATTCCAAATCTCACGCTGGAAATCAAGCGCGGCGAGTTTGTGGCAATTACAGGCCCTTCCGGTTCGGGAAAATCGACTTTGCTTTACATCATGGGCGGATTGGACAAGCCCACTTCGGGCGAAGTTTGGCTCGATGGCGAAAACATCGCGGAGAAAAATGAGGACGAAATGGCGCAGATTCGCAATGAAAAAATCGGGTTTATCTATCAATTTCACTTTCTTTTACCAGAATTTTCCGCGCTGGACAATGTGATGATGCCGATGCTCATCAACGAGCGCTACACGCGAAAGTCGGCCAAAGAACGCGCCGAAATGCTGCTCGCAACGGTTGGGCTTGAAAATAAAATGACAAACAAACCCGCGCAGCTTTCTGGCGGACAGCAGCAGCGTGTAGCCATCGCGCGCTCGCTTGCAACTGAGCCAATCGTGCTTTTTGGCGACGAACCCACAGGAAACTTGGACACAAAATCAGCCAGCAACGTCTATGAGCTTTTCAAAAAACTCAATCGCGAATTGCAACAAACCATTGTGATCGTCACGCACGATGATGATTTTGCTCAAGCTGCTGAACGCCGCATTCACTTGGTGGATGGCGCCATTGCAAGCGACACCGTTTTAGCCAAAAATCCGGCTTAG
- a CDS encoding SIMPL domain-containing protein, whose protein sequence is MENKSFHVAAFLLAVGLILGGWFIGNGFVKSRMADRYVTVKGVSERDVEADIGLWPIRFVSTDDNLALAQSKIKKSRDAIMDFLERYGIRVESVEVQKLEVNDALANQYVSGQIQSRYIITQTLMVRTKNPELFRKASQKIGELVDAGVILPATYGPESGPIYLFTRLNDIKPEMIVEATATARESALQFAKDSGSELGGIRRAYQGVFVIQPRNPAPGVMEESEFSKTVRVVSTVEYYLED, encoded by the coding sequence ATGGAAAACAAATCTTTTCATGTGGCCGCGTTTTTGCTTGCCGTCGGGTTGATTTTAGGCGGATGGTTTATTGGAAATGGTTTTGTGAAAAGCCGTATGGCCGATAGATATGTCACTGTCAAAGGCGTAAGCGAACGCGATGTTGAGGCCGATATTGGCCTTTGGCCGATTCGATTTGTTTCTACCGACGATAATTTGGCTCTGGCGCAAAGCAAAATCAAGAAAAGTCGCGATGCAATTATGGACTTTCTTGAGCGCTACGGCATTCGCGTGGAATCTGTGGAAGTGCAAAAACTTGAGGTGAATGATGCGCTTGCAAATCAGTATGTGAGCGGGCAAATTCAAAGCCGATATATCATCACCCAAACGCTAATGGTGCGGACGAAAAATCCAGAGCTTTTTCGTAAAGCCAGCCAAAAAATCGGCGAGCTTGTTGATGCAGGCGTCATTTTGCCCGCGACTTACGGTCCAGAAAGCGGGCCTATTTACCTTTTCACGCGCCTAAATGACATTAAGCCGGAAATGATTGTTGAAGCAACGGCCACCGCGCGCGAATCTGCCTTGCAATTTGCGAAAGATTCTGGCAGCGAACTTGGCGGCATTCGCAGAGCTTATCAAGGTGTTTTTGTCATTCAGCCGAGAAATCCGGCGCCGGGTGTCATGGAAGAAAGCGAGTTCTCTAAAACCGTACGGGTGGTTTCTACGGTTGAATATTACCTCGAAGATTGA
- a CDS encoding lysylphosphatidylglycerol synthase transmembrane domain-containing protein, with protein sequence MKKIPNALKLLLKLILTAIALFIVLEKIDVEKTKEIFAGLKFFWLLPAFFFFNLSKILGALRLNYFFRTIGLALDEMTNLRLYYIGMFYNLFLPGGIGGDAYKIIFLKKQSQSAIKKTTLAVLLDRFSGLLAIVFLLQLFLLATLRETFGQTLTWLLIASLFLPYPLYSFLVKQFLPDFFERLALTNGFALGVQLSQVICSIFLLLALDQTTQIAEYLTLFLFSSIVAVLPFTVGGLGARELGFVFGHQYLHADVSTAIAFSLLFFILTATSSLVGAFLRVELNNA encoded by the coding sequence ATGAAAAAGATTCCTAACGCGCTGAAGCTGCTCTTAAAGCTTATTTTAACAGCGATCGCACTTTTTATCGTGCTTGAAAAAATTGACGTTGAAAAAACGAAGGAAATCTTCGCGGGGCTAAAGTTTTTTTGGCTGCTTCCGGCTTTTTTCTTTTTCAATCTCTCCAAAATCTTGGGCGCTCTTCGCTTAAATTATTTTTTTCGCACCATCGGTCTTGCACTGGACGAGATGACCAATCTTCGGCTTTACTATATTGGCATGTTTTACAATCTATTTTTGCCGGGCGGCATTGGCGGCGATGCGTACAAAATCATCTTTTTAAAAAAACAGTCGCAAAGCGCGATAAAAAAAACGACGCTTGCCGTTTTGCTGGATCGCTTCAGTGGTTTGCTTGCGATTGTATTTTTGCTCCAGCTTTTTTTGCTCGCCACGCTCCGCGAAACTTTTGGCCAAACGCTGACCTGGCTTTTAATTGCTTCGCTTTTTTTGCCATACCCGCTTTATTCTTTTTTAGTGAAGCAATTTCTTCCTGACTTTTTCGAAAGGTTGGCTCTAACGAATGGGTTTGCGCTCGGCGTACAGCTTTCACAAGTTATTTGCTCGATATTTCTTTTACTCGCACTGGATCAAACCACTCAGATTGCTGAATACCTCACGCTTTTTTTATTTTCATCGATTGTGGCGGTGCTGCCTTTCACGGTTGGCGGACTCGGCGCCAGGGAACTCGGCTTCGTCTTCGGTCATCAATACTTGCATGCCGATGTTAGCACAGCCATTGCCTTCAGCCTGCTTTTCTTTATCCTGACGGCGACAAGTTCCCTTGTTGGCGCATTTTTGCGCGTTGAACTGAACAACGCCTAA
- a CDS encoding glycosyltransferase family 2 protein, whose product MCLSLVITLYNEAENVKPLLEKIRATLQVCDYEIILVDDGSTDKTVDEVKKYADEHVQLIILNKNYGQTHAMAAGIDAAKGEYVVTLDGDLQNDPADIPMMLEKLTSEGWDVVAGVRKKRQDDMIVRKLPSLVANFLIRTLTDVHLHDYGCTLKVFRKQIAKNLGLYGQLHRFIPVLAKLQGAKITEVDVKHHARLHGKSKYGLGRTFNVASDILLMLFMQKYLQRPIHLFGTTGLFTFLIGFGINIYLLVLKILGEDIWGRPLLLAGVIFTIGGIQLITIGILAEILIRTYYESQNKKPYLIREIFTRNEKDS is encoded by the coding sequence ATGTGTCTCTCACTGGTTATTACACTTTATAACGAAGCAGAAAATGTCAAGCCGCTGCTTGAAAAAATTCGCGCCACGCTTCAAGTTTGCGATTACGAAATCATTTTGGTCGATGACGGCTCAACGGATAAGACGGTCGATGAAGTCAAAAAATACGCTGATGAACATGTGCAGCTGATCATTTTGAACAAAAACTACGGACAAACCCACGCAATGGCCGCCGGCATTGATGCGGCAAAAGGCGAATATGTTGTGACGCTCGATGGCGATTTGCAAAACGACCCAGCCGACATTCCGATGATGCTCGAGAAGCTCACAAGTGAAGGCTGGGATGTGGTTGCAGGCGTTCGCAAAAAACGACAAGATGATATGATTGTGCGAAAACTGCCGAGCCTCGTGGCAAATTTTCTAATTCGCACTTTAACAGATGTGCACTTGCACGACTATGGCTGTACGCTTAAAGTTTTTCGAAAACAAATTGCCAAAAACCTGGGGCTCTACGGACAGTTGCACCGATTTATTCCGGTGCTGGCAAAACTTCAAGGTGCAAAAATCACAGAAGTGGATGTCAAGCATCATGCCCGGCTTCATGGCAAATCTAAATACGGACTTGGCCGCACCTTCAACGTAGCCAGCGACATTTTGCTAATGCTGTTTATGCAAAAATACCTTCAGCGCCCCATTCACCTTTTTGGCACAACTGGTCTTTTCACGTTTCTGATCGGATTTGGCATCAACATCTACCTTCTCGTTTTGAAAATTCTTGGTGAAGACATTTGGGGCAGGCCACTGTTGCTTGCGGGCGTCATTTTCACCATTGGCGGTATTCAACTTATCACCATTGGCATTTTAGCAGAAATTTTGATTCGCACTTACTACGAATCGCAAAATAAAAAGCCTTACCTCATCAGAGAGATTTTTACAAGAAATGAAAAAGATTCCTAA
- a CDS encoding DNA/RNA non-specific endonuclease, whose amino-acid sequence MKKVIVVTMKKKHYLILFVVALLIALVSVFLKKPGNYKLTPKTEAKQEPAAELNYLPSATHGKIVAHQYYTLSYVEKHEQAEWVAYELTKAEALGTITRKDAFREDPSIQTGSATLDDYKKSGYDRGHLAPAADMKFSKEAMSESFFMSNMAPQKPSFNRGIWKELEEKVREWAVQNDRIYVVTGGVLTDGLSTIGADKVSVPKYFYKVVLDYTEPETKAIAFVLPNQNSKKPLSSFAVSIDSVEKLTGIDFFPALPDDAENALERMVTYSLWDRRN is encoded by the coding sequence TTGAAAAAGGTTATTGTCGTCACGATGAAAAAAAAGCACTACCTTATTTTATTTGTTGTCGCCCTCCTCATTGCGCTTGTTTCTGTTTTTCTCAAAAAGCCTGGAAATTATAAGCTTACGCCCAAAACTGAAGCCAAACAGGAACCCGCTGCTGAGCTGAACTATCTCCCGAGCGCCACACACGGAAAAATTGTCGCGCACCAATATTACACACTTTCCTACGTGGAAAAGCACGAACAGGCTGAATGGGTTGCTTATGAACTTACAAAAGCTGAAGCGTTAGGAACAATCACGCGCAAAGACGCTTTCCGCGAAGACCCGTCTATCCAAACAGGTTCGGCGACGCTTGATGATTATAAAAAAAGCGGCTACGACCGCGGCCATTTAGCCCCTGCCGCCGACATGAAATTTTCCAAAGAGGCCATGAGCGAAAGCTTTTTCATGTCGAATATGGCGCCTCAAAAGCCTTCGTTTAATCGTGGAATTTGGAAAGAACTTGAAGAGAAAGTTCGAGAATGGGCGGTTCAAAATGATCGCATTTATGTTGTAACAGGCGGGGTGCTCACCGATGGGCTATCAACCATCGGCGCTGATAAAGTCAGTGTTCCAAAATATTTTTATAAAGTCGTGTTAGATTACACTGAGCCGGAAACAAAGGCCATCGCGTTCGTGCTACCAAACCAAAATAGCAAAAAGCCCCTGAGCAGTTTTGCTGTTTCAATCGATTCGGTAGAAAAATTAACTGGCATTGACTTTTTCCCGGCGCTTCCTGATGATGCGGAAAACGCATTGGAGCGCATGGTAACCTATTCTCTTTGGGACAGGCGCAATTAA
- the gatB gene encoding Asp-tRNA(Asn)/Glu-tRNA(Gln) amidotransferase subunit GatB — translation MNYEIVIGLEVHCQLNTQTKAFCGCSTAFGAPANTNVCPVCLAMPGTLPVLNQKVLESAIKLGLATNCKIAPYSIMARKNYFYPDLPKGYQISQFEEPICSEGYIEFDVDGEPHKTRLVRIHIEEDAGKSIHDIGDDTYIDANRCGVPLLEIVSHPDIRSAKEASAYLQKLRQIVKYLGVSDGNMEEGSLRCDANISIRPKGQEKLGTRTEVKNMNSFKSVEKAIEYEAERQAEVLDAGGTVVQETRLWDADKLETRPMRSKEFAHDYRYFPEPDLVPIVTDESMLQKYAEELPEFPEKRMSRFISEYQIPEYDAGVLTVEREIADYFEETVKISDDAKASSNWVMGDVLRTLKEQSIEIKAFPVEPKRLGELITLIGKGTISNTIAKKVFEKMLSSSATPTQIVEADGLAQVSDTSAIETVIAEVLAASPNQLEKYKSGKTNLFGYFVGETMKRMKGKANPKVVNEILTEKLQSA, via the coding sequence ATGAATTACGAAATCGTCATTGGGCTTGAGGTTCACTGCCAACTTAACACGCAAACAAAAGCTTTTTGCGGATGTTCCACTGCATTTGGAGCACCTGCAAACACGAATGTTTGCCCTGTGTGCCTTGCTATGCCCGGAACTTTGCCGGTTTTGAACCAGAAAGTTCTCGAATCAGCCATCAAGCTTGGCCTTGCCACAAATTGCAAAATTGCGCCATACTCCATTATGGCACGAAAAAATTATTTTTACCCAGACCTTCCCAAAGGCTATCAGATTTCTCAATTTGAAGAACCCATTTGCAGCGAAGGATATATTGAATTTGATGTTGACGGTGAGCCGCACAAAACTCGCCTGGTAAGAATTCACATCGAGGAAGATGCTGGCAAATCTATCCACGACATCGGCGATGATACTTATATCGATGCCAACCGATGCGGTGTGCCGCTTTTGGAAATCGTCTCTCACCCTGACATTCGCAGCGCCAAAGAAGCGTCGGCTTACTTGCAAAAATTGCGTCAGATTGTAAAGTATCTTGGCGTTTCCGATGGAAACATGGAAGAAGGCAGCCTACGCTGCGATGCCAATATTTCTATCCGGCCAAAAGGCCAGGAAAAATTGGGCACTCGCACCGAGGTTAAAAATATGAACTCGTTTAAGAGTGTAGAAAAAGCGATTGAATATGAAGCTGAACGCCAAGCAGAAGTTTTGGATGCGGGCGGAACTGTGGTTCAGGAAACACGCTTATGGGACGCCGATAAACTTGAAACTCGCCCCATGCGCAGCAAAGAATTTGCACACGACTATCGCTATTTTCCTGAGCCGGACTTGGTGCCTATCGTGACAGATGAATCCATGTTGCAAAAGTATGCGGAAGAATTGCCTGAGTTTCCTGAAAAGAGAATGTCCCGTTTTATTAGCGAATACCAAATTCCAGAATATGACGCTGGCGTTTTGACTGTGGAACGAGAAATTGCAGATTATTTTGAGGAAACCGTTAAAATTTCTGACGACGCGAAAGCATCCTCAAACTGGGTCATGGGCGATGTGCTACGCACTTTGAAAGAACAATCTATTGAAATCAAAGCATTTCCTGTTGAACCAAAGCGCCTTGGCGAGCTAATCACGCTCATCGGCAAAGGAACTATCAGCAACACCATTGCCAAGAAGGTTTTTGAAAAAATGCTTTCTTCAAGCGCTACACCTACGCAGATTGTAGAAGCTGACGGATTGGCGCAGGTTTCCGATACAAGCGCAATTGAAACGGTCATCGCTGAAGTGCTGGCTGCAAGTCCGAACCAGCTTGAGAAGTATAAATCGGGTAAGACAAACCTTTTCGGGTACTTTGTTGGGGAAACCATGAAGCGCATGAAAGGGAAAGCGAATCCGAAAGTGGTGAACGAAATTCTTACGGAAAAACTTCAATCGGCTTAA
- a CDS encoding Clp protease N-terminal domain-containing protein: protein MNFNPNKFTLRAQEAVQTASELARKHQHQQVEPEHLLLALLAKKENIAYQICEKLGTSGEMLTSVTEREVERFPKVTGASASGQYMSTNLAKVFDNASEVTETLKDEYIGSEHLFIALAEANLTVSKILKDAGVTKDTILKVLASIRGSQRVTNPNAEDTYNSLKKYSRDLNDLARTGKLDPVIGRNDEIRRVLQILSRRTKNNPVLIGEPGVGKTAIVEGIAQRIVAGDVPENLKTKRIAALDIAQLVAGAKFRGEFEERLKAVVREVQESDGEVVLFIDEIHLLVGAGSAEGAMDAANILKPALARGELRCIGATTLDEYRKYFEKDAALERRFQTVMVDQPSVEDTISILRGLKEKYEIHHGVRITDAAIVAAAELSNRYVADRFLPDKAIDLIDEASSRLRIEIDSMPEELDKINREIRRLEIEREALKRELDAVSS from the coding sequence ATGAATTTTAATCCGAACAAATTTACATTACGCGCGCAAGAAGCTGTTCAAACTGCCTCAGAGTTGGCGCGAAAACATCAGCACCAACAAGTTGAGCCAGAGCATTTGCTCTTAGCGCTGCTTGCGAAAAAAGAAAATATTGCCTATCAAATTTGTGAAAAGTTAGGCACTTCTGGCGAGATGCTGACTTCTGTGACGGAGCGTGAGGTTGAACGATTTCCAAAAGTAACCGGCGCGTCGGCTTCTGGCCAATATATGTCCACCAATTTGGCCAAAGTTTTTGACAACGCGTCGGAAGTGACCGAAACGCTAAAAGATGAATATATCGGCTCTGAGCATTTGTTCATCGCGCTTGCCGAAGCGAATCTCACCGTTTCAAAAATCTTAAAAGACGCGGGTGTTACAAAGGACACCATTCTCAAAGTGCTGGCGTCGATTCGCGGATCACAGCGCGTGACCAATCCAAATGCGGAGGACACTTACAACTCGCTGAAAAAATATTCCCGCGATTTAAACGATCTTGCCAGAACAGGAAAGCTTGATCCGGTTATCGGGCGCAATGACGAAATCCGGCGCGTCTTACAAATCTTAAGTCGCCGCACCAAAAATAATCCGGTTTTAATTGGCGAGCCAGGCGTTGGTAAAACGGCGATTGTGGAGGGCATTGCGCAGCGAATTGTTGCGGGCGATGTGCCGGAAAACTTGAAAACAAAACGCATTGCCGCGCTCGATATTGCCCAATTGGTTGCGGGTGCAAAGTTTCGTGGCGAATTTGAAGAGCGACTCAAAGCGGTGGTTCGTGAGGTTCAAGAGTCCGATGGCGAAGTGGTCTTGTTCATTGACGAAATCCACTTGCTCGTGGGCGCGGGCAGCGCAGAAGGCGCAATGGACGCTGCAAATATTTTAAAGCCGGCGCTTGCTCGTGGCGAACTTCGCTGCATCGGCGCAACCACGCTGGATGAGTATCGCAAATATTTTGAAAAAGATGCCGCCCTCGAACGCCGTTTCCAAACCGTTATGGTTGATCAGCCCAGTGTTGAAGACACCATTTCCATTTTGCGTGGATTGAAGGAAAAATATGAAATTCACCACGGTGTTAGAATTACGGATGCAGCTATCGTTGCTGCGGCGGAACTTTCAAACCGCTATGTTGCAGACCGATTTTTGCCAGATAAAGCCATCGATCTCATTGACGAAGCCTCGTCGCGTTTGCGAATTGAAATCGATAGTATGCCCGAAGAGTTAGATAAAATTAACCGAGAAATCCGGCGATTGGAAATTGAACGCGAAGCGCTAAAGCGAGAATTAGATGCGGTAAGCTCTTAA
- a CDS encoding DoxX-like family protein, translating to METINAQNDARAALQQVHIWARIGAAFVWIYHGLVPKLLFGHVDEIRLLQAGGIDFATAKSVLPIIGVAEILIGVLLLLTWSRSWPLALSAIAMIFALLGVAFTSPAYLVAAFNPVSLNLATFTLSAIGFYALHKHTNHKTYPKASP from the coding sequence ATGGAAACGATCAATGCGCAAAACGATGCGCGCGCGGCATTGCAGCAAGTGCATATTTGGGCACGGATAGGCGCGGCATTTGTGTGGATTTATCATGGATTAGTCCCCAAATTGCTATTTGGCCATGTCGATGAAATTCGCTTGTTGCAAGCTGGCGGAATTGATTTCGCAACGGCCAAGTCAGTTTTACCGATTATTGGCGTTGCGGAAATTTTAATCGGTGTGCTGTTGCTGCTGACTTGGTCTCGTAGCTGGCCACTTGCGCTGAGCGCCATTGCCATGATTTTTGCACTTTTGGGCGTCGCATTCACCAGTCCAGCCTATTTGGTTGCTGCATTTAATCCAGTAAGCTTAAACTTGGCAACTTTTACGCTCTCAGCTATCGGGTTTTATGCGTTGCACAAACACACAAACCATAAAACATATCCAAAAGCATCCCCGTAA
- a CDS encoding mannose-1-phosphate guanylyltransferase: MTNSMQQHPESPEIFAVIMAGGVGSRLWPLSRKKHPKQFSDFLGDGTMILKTFQRLEGLVKPENILVVTNKQGELLVKESLPDILPENIIAEPIGKNTAPCIALATAYIRKRNPNSVAIILPADHLIQDTLRFQQTLRGAIDVATQKAALVTIGMKPNRPETGYGYIQSEEGDTALAKTIFDAYQVKAFKVKTFAEKPDVETAKGFLKSGDFLWNSGVFIWHIDSISREFERSMPELFKDLEAIYESIGTPEENETIERVYAWTHPISIDYGVMEKAETVYVMEGTFDWSDLGSWDEVLKLRLEAGSLENNADENLLLLDSQNTLVMKPTEKAIAIIGMEDVIVIDTDDALLICKRHRSQDVKQIVDTLKRKNIESYT; this comes from the coding sequence ATGACAAATTCCATGCAGCAACATCCTGAAAGCCCGGAAATTTTTGCCGTCATCATGGCTGGCGGTGTTGGCAGTCGACTTTGGCCCCTTTCCAGAAAAAAACACCCGAAACAATTTTCAGACTTTTTGGGTGACGGTACGATGATTTTGAAAACCTTTCAGCGACTTGAAGGACTTGTCAAACCAGAAAATATTTTGGTTGTTACCAACAAGCAAGGCGAGCTGCTGGTTAAAGAAAGCCTGCCTGATATTTTACCGGAAAACATCATTGCCGAGCCAATTGGCAAAAACACTGCGCCTTGCATCGCGCTGGCCACTGCTTACATCCGAAAGCGAAATCCAAATTCTGTGGCAATTATCTTACCCGCCGATCATTTAATCCAAGACACCCTGCGCTTTCAACAAACGCTTCGTGGCGCGATTGACGTGGCGACGCAAAAAGCCGCGCTGGTAACCATCGGCATGAAACCCAATCGCCCAGAAACGGGATATGGCTACATTCAATCGGAAGAAGGCGATACGGCATTGGCAAAGACGATCTTTGATGCCTATCAAGTCAAAGCATTTAAAGTGAAAACATTTGCGGAAAAACCGGATGTGGAAACAGCAAAGGGATTTTTGAAAAGTGGTGATTTCCTTTGGAATAGCGGGGTATTTATTTGGCATATCGATAGCATTAGCCGCGAGTTTGAGCGCTCCATGCCTGAACTTTTCAAAGATTTGGAAGCCATCTATGAAAGCATTGGTACGCCGGAAGAAAACGAAACGATTGAGCGTGTTTATGCCTGGACGCATCCGATTTCTATCGATTACGGCGTGATGGAAAAAGCCGAAACGGTTTATGTCATGGAAGGTACTTTTGATTGGTCGGATTTAGGAAGCTGGGATGAAGTTCTAAAATTGCGCCTTGAAGCTGGTAGCTTAGAGAACAATGCCGATGAAAACTTGCTGCTTCTTGATTCCCAAAATACGCTTGTCATGAAACCGACCGAAAAAGCCATTGCGATCATTGGAATGGAAGACGTTATCGTGATAGACACGGACGATGCGCTGCTTATTTGTAAGCGCCATCGTTCGCAAGACGTGAAGCAAATTGTTGATACGCTCAAGCGCAAAAACATTGAATCCTATACCTAA